A portion of the Limanda limanda chromosome 3, fLimLim1.1, whole genome shotgun sequence genome contains these proteins:
- the nudt21 gene encoding cleavage and polyadenylation specificity factor subunit 5 isoform X2, with the protein MSVVPPSRSAAGWPRGGAVQFGNKYISGPAKPLTLERSINLYPLTNYTFGTKEPLYEKDSSVAARFQRMREEFDKMGMRRTVEGVLIVHEHRLPHVLLLQLGTTFFKLPGGELSPGEDEVEGLKRLMTEILGRQDGVKQDWVIDDCIGNWWRPNFEPPQYPYIPAHITKPKEHKKLFLVQLQEKALFAVPKNYKLVAAPLFELYDNAPGYGPIISSLPQLLSRFNFLYN; encoded by the exons ATGTCCGTGGTGCCTCCCAGTCGCTCGGCCGCCGGATGGCCGCGCGGTGGTGCCGTTCAGTTCGGGAACAAGTACATCAGCGGGCCCGCGAAGCCGCTCACCCTGGAGAGGAGCATCAACCT ATATCCTCTCACCAACTACACTTTCGGCACCAAGGAGCCTCTGTATGAGAAGGACAGTTCGGTGGCAGCCCGGTTCCAGAGGATGCGGGAGGAGTTTGATAAAATGGGAATGCGAAGGACAGTCGAGGGTGTCCTCATTGTCCATGAACACCGACTGCCTCATGTGTTGCTTCTACAGCTGGGCACCACCTTCTTTAAACT GCCTGGTGGAGAGCTGAGTCCTGGAGAAGATGAGGTGGAGGGTCTGAAGCGCCTGATGACTGAG ATCCTCGGGCGACAGGACGGGGTGAAGCAGGACTGGGTGATTGATGACTGTATCGGAAACTGGTGGCGCCCCAACTTTGAGCCTCCACAG TACCCCTACATTCCAGCTCACATCACCAAACCCAAGGAGCATAAGAAACTGTTCCTGGTTCAGCTGCAGGAAAAAG CCCTGTTTGCTGTCCCCAAAAACTATAAACTGGTGGCAGCACCATTGTTTGAACTGTATGACAATGCTCCTGGATATGGACCAATCATTTCCAGTCTACCACAGCTACTGAGCAG GTTCAACTTCCTCTACAACTAA
- the nudt21 gene encoding cleavage and polyadenylation specificity factor subunit 5 isoform X1 produces the protein MSVVPPSRSAAGWPRGGAVQFGNKYISGPAKPLTLERSINLYPLTNYTFGTKEPLYEKDSSVAARFQRMREEFDKMGMRRTVEGVLIVHEHRLPHVLLLQLGTTFFKLPGGELSPGEDEVEGLKRLMTEILGRQDGVKQDWVIDDCIGNWWRPNFEPPQYPYIPAHITKPKEHKKLFLVQLQEKALFAVPKNYKLVAAPLFELYDNAPGYGPIISSLPQLLSRFNCGQQGGTEPTALQTDIHPADISEHNTGDLFKLSN, from the exons ATGTCCGTGGTGCCTCCCAGTCGCTCGGCCGCCGGATGGCCGCGCGGTGGTGCCGTTCAGTTCGGGAACAAGTACATCAGCGGGCCCGCGAAGCCGCTCACCCTGGAGAGGAGCATCAACCT ATATCCTCTCACCAACTACACTTTCGGCACCAAGGAGCCTCTGTATGAGAAGGACAGTTCGGTGGCAGCCCGGTTCCAGAGGATGCGGGAGGAGTTTGATAAAATGGGAATGCGAAGGACAGTCGAGGGTGTCCTCATTGTCCATGAACACCGACTGCCTCATGTGTTGCTTCTACAGCTGGGCACCACCTTCTTTAAACT GCCTGGTGGAGAGCTGAGTCCTGGAGAAGATGAGGTGGAGGGTCTGAAGCGCCTGATGACTGAG ATCCTCGGGCGACAGGACGGGGTGAAGCAGGACTGGGTGATTGATGACTGTATCGGAAACTGGTGGCGCCCCAACTTTGAGCCTCCACAG TACCCCTACATTCCAGCTCACATCACCAAACCCAAGGAGCATAAGAAACTGTTCCTGGTTCAGCTGCAGGAAAAAG CCCTGTTTGCTGTCCCCAAAAACTATAAACTGGTGGCAGCACCATTGTTTGAACTGTATGACAATGCTCCTGGATATGGACCAATCATTTCCAGTCTACCACAGCTACTGAGCAG GTTCAACTGTGGGCAGCAGGGTGGCACGGAGCCTACAGCTCTACAGACTGATATCCATCCTGCTGATATTTCTGAGCACAACACTGGAGACCTTTTTAAATTGAGTAACTAA